A part of Acidimicrobiales bacterium genomic DNA contains:
- a CDS encoding MmgE/PrpD family protein, whose amino-acid sequence MADDGAAGALATFAATCAAGELPAEARRVHKALIIDAVACAAAAWVTAVPARELLVAAAHLAPGLTPGPGFLVSGRGAPAVAASVNGALIHTLVWDAAGAPGAHLGMVGFAPALAAAEALGRPVSGATLLAATAAACEVHARLVRVARRGSRSGEDGWLDGQLLGCFGACAGAGRVLGLTPVEMESAFGLSLMQASGSREVIRGGEPPVKALYGGPGNLAGVLAAYLAASGVDGRCDALHGPAGMLRGWFGCEETAALDAELGSDFQGADVHFKEWPSSGAVQPYIHVARRLRAMAGYDAAAISAVRLVAPREEHRWVLPLEERLAPRDAAVACNSIPFGLACALLTGEVTLGNLSAEGLRRADVAALLGRFEVSFVEERLTARVEVETDAGALLSTPVFTAETDNFGTLPPEQVAEKLASCNAAHPRPMPDAAVARICELVWRLEELDDVAELVALLVGS is encoded by the coding sequence ATGGCGGACGACGGGGCGGCCGGGGCGCTCGCGACCTTCGCCGCGACCTGCGCCGCCGGCGAGCTCCCCGCCGAGGCGCGCCGCGTCCACAAGGCGCTGATCATCGACGCCGTCGCCTGCGCGGCGGCGGCCTGGGTGACCGCCGTCCCGGCACGCGAGCTCCTCGTCGCGGCGGCGCACCTCGCGCCCGGCCTCACGCCCGGGCCGGGCTTCCTCGTCTCGGGGCGCGGGGCGCCCGCCGTCGCCGCCTCGGTGAACGGCGCGCTCATCCACACCCTCGTCTGGGACGCGGCGGGCGCCCCGGGGGCGCACCTCGGGATGGTCGGCTTCGCGCCCGCCCTCGCCGCCGCCGAGGCGCTCGGCCGCCCCGTCTCGGGGGCGACCCTCCTCGCCGCGACCGCAGCCGCCTGCGAGGTGCACGCCCGCCTCGTGCGCGTCGCCCGCCGCGGCTCGCGCTCGGGCGAGGACGGCTGGCTCGACGGCCAGCTGCTCGGCTGCTTCGGCGCCTGCGCCGGGGCGGGGAGAGTCCTCGGCCTCACCCCGGTGGAGATGGAGTCGGCCTTCGGCCTCTCGCTGATGCAGGCCTCCGGCTCGCGCGAGGTGATCCGCGGCGGCGAGCCCCCGGTGAAGGCCCTCTACGGCGGCCCCGGCAATCTCGCCGGCGTCCTCGCCGCCTATCTGGCGGCCTCGGGGGTGGACGGCCGTTGCGACGCGCTGCACGGCCCCGCCGGGATGCTGCGCGGCTGGTTCGGCTGCGAGGAGACGGCGGCGCTCGACGCCGAGCTCGGCAGCGACTTCCAGGGCGCCGACGTGCACTTCAAGGAGTGGCCCTCGAGCGGCGCTGTGCAGCCCTACATCCACGTCGCCCGTCGGCTGCGGGCGATGGCCGGCTACGACGCGGCGGCGATCAGCGCCGTGCGGCTGGTCGCGCCGCGCGAGGAGCACCGCTGGGTGCTCCCCCTCGAGGAGCGGCTGGCGCCGCGCGACGCGGCGGTCGCCTGCAACAGCATCCCCTTCGGCCTCGCCTGCGCCCTCCTCACAGGTGAGGTCACCCTCGGCAACCTCTCCGCCGAGGGGCTGCGCCGGGCCGACGTCGCGGCGCTGCTCGGGCGCTTCGAGGTCTCCTTCGTGGAGGAGCGGCTGACGGCGCGCGTCGAGGTCGAGACCGACGCCGGCGCGCTGCTCTCGACGCCGGTGTTCACCGCGGAGACGGACAACTTCGGGACGCTCCCCCCCGAGCAGGTCGCCGAGAAGCTCGCGAGCTGCAACGCCGCGCACCCGCGGCCGATGCCCGACGCCGCGGTGGCGCGGATCTGCGAGCTCGTTTGGCGCCTCGAGGAGCTCGACGACGTCGCCGAGCTCGTCGCCCTGCTGGTCGGGAGCTGA
- a CDS encoding MmgE/PrpD family protein — MPVADAAVAAIASFAARCTVDGLPAELLAAHRRALRAAVEALTAGDQDEPALEAAIAGAGRALGVAGRPSGVLDAFSLGCRLAASGRSPVGPEEVPVGLLGLGAGLGAARSAPRATADDLLAAVVAGTEVQARLARIAARAGERGKRWRLDQLLSYFGAAVTAARVLGLDEAATESAVGLALTVASGSVQGLATTTPLGWLGGGFACAGGVWAALQAEAGIGARYGALFAPFGLFPLYFGVEEDGGELAGLGSAFSAFGEPGGGDEGGPPIAAPAALRAALLGG, encoded by the coding sequence GTGCCCGTCGCCGACGCCGCGGTCGCGGCGATCGCCTCCTTCGCCGCCCGCTGCACCGTCGACGGCCTCCCCGCCGAGCTGCTCGCCGCACACCGCCGCGCCCTTCGCGCCGCTGTCGAGGCGCTCACCGCGGGCGACCAGGACGAGCCCGCCCTCGAGGCGGCGATCGCCGGCGCCGGCCGCGCGCTCGGCGTCGCCGGGCGGCCGAGCGGCGTCCTCGACGCCTTCTCGCTCGGCTGCCGCCTCGCCGCCAGCGGGCGCTCGCCGGTCGGGCCGGAGGAGGTGCCGGTCGGCCTGCTCGGCCTCGGCGCAGGGCTCGGCGCGGCGCGCAGCGCGCCGCGCGCGACGGCCGACGACCTGCTCGCGGCGGTGGTCGCCGGCACCGAGGTGCAGGCTCGCCTGGCGCGCATCGCGGCGCGGGCGGGTGAGCGTGGGAAGCGCTGGCGCCTCGACCAGCTGCTCAGCTACTTCGGCGCCGCGGTCACCGCGGCGCGGGTACTCGGCCTCGACGAGGCGGCGACCGAGTCGGCGGTCGGCCTCGCGCTCACCGTCGCGAGCGGCTCGGTGCAGGGCCTCGCCACGACGACGCCCCTCGGTTGGCTGGGCGGCGGCTTCGCCTGCGCCGGCGGGGTGTGGGCGGCGCTGCAGGCCGAGGCGGGGATCGGTGCCCGCTACGGCGCGCTCTTCGCGCCCTTCGGACTGTTCCCCCTCTACTTCGGTGTCGAGGAGGACGGTGGCGAGCTCGCAGGGCTGGGGAGCGCCTTCAGCGCCTTCGGCGAGCCCGGCGGCGGAGACGAGGGGGGCCCTCCGATCGCCGCGCCGGCGGCGCTGCGCGCCGCGTTGCTCGGCGGCTGA
- a CDS encoding Cj0069 family protein yields the protein MAILWRGDPARRGQPMPEESRLYPVLQALSALGMDVEPALYADAVADEVREQLLGLDAVLVWADPRRGDADRVLLDRLLREVAAHGVLVSAHPDTILKMGTKEVLYRSRDLGWGSDTHLYATLAELEAQFPARLAEGRPRVLKQHRGNDGVGVWKVELLAGAPPGEELVRVQHAATRDDAAEELALSQFLGRCAGYFGAAGPIIDQAFAGRLAEGMIRAYLVGEEVVGFARQTMADPSLDPAAPAPERAFGIPSKKTMYGPSEPEFQALRERLEGDWVPGLERLVDVDREGLPLLWDCDFLYGPKTGSGEDTHMLCEINVSSVSPFPDTVPAKLATALRSRLAHEPRRRSATGPSG from the coding sequence GTGGCGATTCTCTGGCGCGGGGATCCCGCGCGGCGCGGCCAGCCGATGCCCGAGGAGAGCCGCCTCTACCCGGTCCTGCAGGCGCTGTCGGCCCTCGGCATGGACGTCGAACCCGCCCTCTACGCCGACGCGGTCGCCGACGAGGTGCGCGAGCAGCTGCTCGGCCTCGACGCGGTGCTCGTGTGGGCGGACCCGCGCCGCGGCGACGCCGACCGCGTCCTGCTCGACCGGCTGCTGCGCGAGGTCGCGGCGCACGGCGTCCTCGTGAGCGCGCACCCCGACACGATCCTCAAGATGGGGACCAAGGAGGTCCTCTACCGGAGCCGTGACCTCGGCTGGGGGAGCGACACTCACCTCTACGCGACACTCGCCGAGCTCGAGGCGCAGTTCCCCGCCCGCCTCGCTGAGGGTCGGCCGCGCGTCCTCAAGCAGCACCGCGGCAACGACGGGGTCGGCGTGTGGAAGGTCGAGCTCCTCGCCGGCGCACCGCCGGGCGAGGAGCTCGTGCGCGTCCAGCACGCGGCGACGAGGGACGACGCCGCAGAGGAGCTCGCGCTCTCGCAGTTCCTCGGCCGTTGCGCGGGCTACTTCGGCGCTGCGGGCCCGATCATCGACCAGGCCTTCGCCGGGCGGCTGGCCGAGGGGATGATCCGCGCCTACCTGGTGGGGGAGGAGGTCGTCGGCTTCGCCCGCCAGACCATGGCGGACCCCTCCCTCGACCCGGCGGCGCCCGCGCCCGAGAGGGCGTTCGGCATCCCCTCGAAGAAGACCATGTACGGCCCCTCCGAGCCCGAGTTCCAAGCGCTCCGCGAGCGCCTCGAGGGCGACTGGGTCCCCGGCCTGGAACGCCTCGTCGACGTCGACCGAGAGGGCCTGCCGCTGCTGTGGGACTGCGACTTCCTCTACGGGCCGAAGACGGGCTCCGGCGAGGACACCCACATGCTCTGCGAGATCAACGTCAGCTCTGTGTCGCCCTTCCCCGATACGGTTCCCGCGAAGCTCGCCACCGCGCTGCGGTCGCGGCTCGCCCACGAGCCGCGCCGGCGGTCGGCGACGGGGCCGTCGGGCTAG